The Felis catus isolate Fca126 chromosome C2, F.catus_Fca126_mat1.0, whole genome shotgun sequence genomic sequence CACGGGACACTGGTCAGccaggggtggggagctgggcactgcctccacccccaaccaAGACCTCCAGGGCGTCTGCGGGGGTGCAGCCTGCTTTTGTCAGGAAGAGCCTGTGCCTGGCAGTCGGGTTTGCTGCTGGGCCACTACACATGGCATCTCAGGAGAGATGCGGTTTTCCGTCTGACGGAGACTAGCATGTGGCAGTTACCACCATGCAGAGCTCAGCACGGGAAGCTCGTTGGTGGCcgagtgggaggggaggggcatgcAGGCCACCCCACGGTGGGTGCGGAGCGGGCCTCGGTACGTACCTCAGGGCCGCGAGGACCAGGCTCGCCTTTGTCTCCCTGGGAAGCAAGCACAGGTCATGGTCACGGAGCCTGAAGTGCTGTCCCTCGGGCGGGCGGCTGGCTTTCCCGGGGACCCAGAGATGTttggaagcccccccccccacgccttaTGGTCTCAGGTGTCCCAACCTATATAAAGCCATGGGGCTGAAGGTGAGTGCCACGGCAGCTGCACCGGGTCTGGGACGATTCCGGGGGCCCTGCCCCTGCCAGGTGACCCTGTGCCCACTCCCCTCACCTTATCCCCTGGAGGGAGGCCCTCGCAGGAACTAGCGGGCCCCCAAACCCATGCCAGGACTTACGGGCGTTCCTCGGGGTCCTGGGTAGCTGAATCCAGGCCTGCCGGGGTCTCCCTGCGGGACGGGGAGGCCGGTCAGGGAGGGTCCAGTGGGAAAGGAAGAGACCTGGCTGGCAGGGACTGAGGACAAGGGCGGAGGGGGCTGGGCTGCTGGCCTGGTGGGGGGCAGCCACACGTGCAGGGCTCCGCCTGGGGAAGGACGTGCTCCCCCCCAGGGTGAGAACAGTAGGGGCTGCCCGGCCCCCTCACGTCCCCCACGCCAAGGGGGCCGGGACTGGCACGCTCCCGGCCGCCTCACTCTAGAGCTGAGGCTGGTCCTGTCCAGCAGGGTATGGGGGGTACCTTGGGACCAGGCTGTCCTGACTCTCCACGGGGACCAGCGTCACCGGGGTCTCCCCGAGAtccctgaaggcagagagaaagcggAGTCAGCACAGATGGGGACTGATCAGCCCCCGCAacactgcccttctcccctgctgccCTGGGGGGACCGGGCGCCCTGAGCTTTAAGGCCCGCCTCTCCTTCCATGTGCCGCAGCCTGGCCCCCAGACTCCACACCCTGTCTCCCCCTTGCTGCCTCCCAAATGATAAAGCTGGACGCCTCAGGGCAGGGCGTCCCTGTGAGGTGCACAGTGGCTCTCGTCCCCCCACTGTGCTGCTGTCCGAGTGGGTCATGGAGACAGTGTCCTGCCTGGGAACAGTGTCCTGAGGACAGGAGGACCCAAGTGGCATTACAGGGTGGGGGCCCCAGAACCGCAGGGCCCTCCCAGGTGTCCTGCTGCTGACCTTCTTCCCGGGCTCTCCGAGAGCCCCCTGAGGGCCTCTGGGTCCAGGCAAGCCTCGGTCTCCCTGAAAAGAAATCGGATGAGGGCACCTCAGAGACCCCGCTGTTGATCACTGCAGATTAGgcagggattggggggggggttcttccTGCTCTCCAAGAGGCCCTGGGCAGAAGAAGGACAGGGGGTCCGAGTTCCCCCCCTCCAGCCGGGGAGCTGGGTGCCTGCCCTGGGAGGATGAGTGGCCTCACTTACCTTGGCTCCTTTGTTGCCAACCTCTCCAGCCAGACCCCGGGGCCCCTCAGGGCCAGGGTCTCCCTGTTGGAAGAGAGGCCCAGTTAGCCTGGGCatgtggaggggcaggggaggggatcATTTAACTTCCTGGAGGGGAGGATGCCAGATTATGGCAGGTTTCGCTGGAACAGCAGCCCTGCTCATGCAGGTTCATGCACCAGGATAGGGACTACCACCcatttcccagaggaggaagccCCTCCTTCAAGCCCTTGACCCAGGTCCTGTGGGATACGGTCAGCCCTCGGATTTTACCACAAAGACAAAGACATCCTGAGTTAGCTacaggagtgtgtgtgtctgaaatCGAAAGCTGCGGGGTGGAGCAGTGCGAAGCCTGCACAGCTGTGCATGTCACTCATGAAACTGGCTTTATCCTGCCCACGCTCCTCGGCAGGGCTTGTGGGTGGGGATGACCTGCCTCCTGTTTTCTGAGAACCTGTAGGAGGTGCCTCTGCCCCCACCAATGGCCAGGACCCAGGGGTCACTTTTGTTTTCCTGGGTGAACCATGGTGGGGGGATGTTGGTTGTCCGTTGTCCCATGGCCCTGTCGACACCACGGTGAGACGCTGGTGCAGACTCAGCCAACAGCTGCCCTTCTCAGACACTCACCTTCTCACCCTTGGGGCCGTCACCGCCCGGGCTGCCCTTGGCTCCTGGGTCCCCTCTGCGCCCCTGCAGAGAACAGGGGAGGCCTTGGTGGTAGGGCCATGTGGGGCCTCCATGCTCTGGTCTCCACACTTGGACATGGACTTTGGGGGAGGGGCCTTGGTCATCTGTTGGGTAAGTTTTGTTGTAACCCAAGGATTTAGGAAATGAGGAGTTCCTGATCAGCTCATAAGACCTAGTCAATTAGGAGTTTTAGTTGATGTGACTGGGGCCCAGCTTGGACCAGCCATCAGCACGGTCACTCTGTTCACTTCTGGGCGAGGCCAGTCCTCGGGATGTGTCCCCTCTGAGGGCCAGGCTGGGACCAGGTCCCATTCGACCTGCAGTAGACATGAGGGGACAGCTGGGCGGGGTCACCGTGAGGGACCCACAGGGTGCACGCCTGCGTGAAGGTTCAGCCCTCGGAGTGTCTCGCTGGGAGGGCACTGTGGGGACACCAGGTCCGTCCCCAGGCAGCGGAGCCTGGCCAGCAGGGGTCTGGCCCTGCCTGAGTGCTACCGCAGGCGGTCTGTTGCGCCAGGGGGCAAGGGGCACACGAGGAGCAGCTGGAGGATGCAGGGCGCAAAGAGGCCCCAAGCAGGCTGTGGGGGGTGCCCCTGCAGGCGGGGCTGGGTGGGCAGGCCGGACCCAGAGGGAACAGCCCACACCGGCCGGCCGCCACTGACCTCTGGGCCCCAGGGGTCGGTGGGGGAGGAGCGTGAACTCACAGGCTCGCCTTTGGGTCCTCGGGGGCCAGGCCCGCCCTTGGCTCCTTTCACACCGGGACTTCCGGGGGCCCCGTTGTTGCCTTGATACCCCTGCGGAGAGGAGACATGTGAGCCACGGCAGGGAACGGCCCCGCTGAGTGTCCTCACTCCACAGCCCGGCCGCCGTcgggtgggtgtggggggcccCGGTCACCCGGCAGCGTGCACAGAGCACAGGGCCTTCCTGCGCTCCCTGCTCTGTGCCGGCGGGCGCGGCTGCTGTCTGGCTGCAGCGGGAGAGCGGGGACCCGCCAGGGGCACTTGCCTTGCTGCCTTTGGCCCCGTTGTCTCCTGGGGGTCCTCTGCGTCCTGGGCGGCCAGCATCTCCCTGGCAAAGTTTGGAGAGATCAGTTTCCCATCCCTCGGACGATGGCAACAGGGCAGGACCCTGCTCTCGAGGGGTGGGCCCCGCACGGCCGCGCGGGCGAGTTCGCCAGACACGGGCCCGGCGAAGGGCTGTCCTTCCTGCTCCTCCGGCGGCCTGGGCAGCCAGGAGGTGGACGCAGAACACCCGCGGGAGCTGAGAGCTTTCCAGAGGGGGCCCGGAGAGGTCTGGGAGGGGATTGGGCTTGTTGCTGTGGCCATCGGGGCACCGCAGAGCTGAGCCAGGATACACGGTCCTAAGCTGGCCATGGACTGCTACCGTTTCGGGCAGGGCACTCCGTGGCCCCCTGTGTGAGAGCACTGCCAGGGCGTGGGTGTCCCATGACCCCCTGGGCGTGGGCACCCCGCAACCCTCCTGAGTGCGAGCACCCCATAACTCCCCTGAGTGTGAGTACCCCACAGCCCCAGGGCGTGGGTACCCCGTGATCCCCTGGGCATGGCCACGACCCTCCCGAGTGTGAGTACCTCTGACTCCCAGTGTGAGCACCATACACCCCATGGACATGGGCACCCCTTGACCCCTCTGGAGGCGGGCACCCCGTGACCCTCTTGAGTGTGAGCGCCCCACACCCCCTGGACATGGGCACCCTGTGACCCCTCAGGCAGGGTACTCCCAGGCCTCCTGCCTGACAGCCGGTTTGCAAGGACAGGCCCTCTCGGCCAGGCTGCCTCTCCCCGGGGCCTGGTGctgcaggtggggagagggccaCTGGGTCTGTCATGGAGGGCCTGCCACCTTGGCCAGGCAGCCTACCTTGGTGCCCTGATCCCCTTGCTCCCCAGGACTGCCGGCATCGCCTGCGTATCCATCGGGGCCCTGCAAGACAGGATGTTGGGGCTGTCCTGGCTCCTGCCCCGAGCGGTGCCGGGGTTTCCCGGTCAGCTCggggctggctgggggagggcggCAAACACCCCACTGTCTGGATTGAGTGCTCCGCCTGGGTCTCCGCTGCCAGAACCCTCCGTCAGGACTCTGAGAAGTAGCCACCCTTGACCTCCCCCAGAATTCCCTGAGGTTATTCCCTCCTGTGTGACCACGGCCCCAGCTGAACCCTGGGTGGGAGTCAAGTACAGGCAGGAGAGGCGCTGAAGGAAGGGTCCGAGCTTCCTTGCTGCAGCTCGAGGGGCTGGCCACCACCCTGCCCACACCGCCGGGTACCCAGAGCCAGGGGCTTAACCCGAGGAGGAACACAAGCTGGGCTTACCCGACTCCCGGGGTCTCCCTTGCAGCCAGGAGGCCCAATGCGCCCCAGTTTgccctggaggagaggaggggaggggaggggagggagagggtgcgTCAGGGAGGTGTACCAATCATGGGTGTATGCACAGGTGCGGTCTGTGCGGCTTCCACACCCACGGGCACACAGCTGTGTTTCAGCAGCTCGACTGCCTGGGGGCATTTCTGTGGGGCGATGGTGAGTCCCCGGGCCGTAGCCAGAACAGAGGGTCCGAGTGCCTCTCCCCGTGCCcacacgtgtgcgtgtgcgcaGCCTGCCAGGTGGGCCAGATCTGGAGCACAGGGTGGGTCCTCGGGAACAAATGTCCACTGGCTCTGTCGGTGTTATTTGTCCCATGTCCACTGGATAGGTGCCACTGGGACCCATCAAGCTACAGGCTGTGGGCAGTGGCCGGTGGGGCCCAGAGGCCTGGCCCTAGGTAAGAACCTGAGGGTCTCCTGGAGGCTCGCTTACCCCCATACGTCGGAAACACCGATACGCACCTGCACTCCCGCCCAGCCCAGGGAGGGCGCCCGAGACGCACTCTACCTTCTGTCCATCCGTCCCGTTCTTGCCAGCCAGGCCAGGGGCCCCCTGGAGGGAGAGGTGTGATCGTCAACCCCGGGAGCagcaggggggtggggcaccCGGCCCGCCCGGCCTGCACAGCCAGCTTACCTTCCGCCCGTCAGCTCCAAATTCACCCTGTGCAGGAGGAAAGTGAGGTGGGTCAGTTAGGCGCCTTCAGCATCACAGACACCGCTGCCTCAGGGGCCCAGGTCTGCCTTGGACCAAAGAGGCCAGAAGGGCCCCCGAGAGGGCCGCTCGTGGCATGACGACAGGTCCCGTGCCCTGATGGGGGCCACAGGCTCGCTGACGGAtgctgctgggggctggggccgtGGCTGTGTCAGAGTCTCACCTTCTCTCCTTTGAAACCAGGAACACCCTGAggttggaaggaaaaaagagcagCGTTACTGTGGGGTGTGAGCTGCACCCACGGGCTCAGGGGAACAGCGGCTGGGTGTCAGCCTCAGGCGGGGTGCTCGATTCGGGGACGACTTCCAAAATATCGAGATGCTTCACTTCTTGCgttgggggtggagagggtggcCAGCCCCACCTGACCCAGGCTTGTCCCCACGTCCCACCGGCCATGGGGGCAGAGCGGGCAGCAACTTGCCTTGGGTCCCGGGAATCCAATGGGGCCTTCGATGCCTGGATCTCCCTGTGGAAGAACAGAGGCCACAGCTATAACCCCAGTCCTGGAGAAGCGCAGCCGACGGGGCAAGGGTGGGGAGGACACTCACCTGTCGTCCTTTCTGCCCAGGCTCTCCTGGCTCACCCATGTTGCCCTTGGCACCCTAAAAGCAGATGATGGACAAAGGGGTAAACTAAGGCAGAAAGAGGACAAGAGACTGCAGGAAGCAAGAGGGCAGAGGCTTCTGTACTGCCGTGTCCTGTTTTGGGGCCCCTCTGTGGCCCCACAGAGGCCAGCTGTGGTCCCTGAGGCAACTTCCAGCGACCCGCACCCGGGAGGACCACGGCGGCCAGAGCTGTGGCCACATCCATGCCTGGGCACCACCACCCAGGAGAGAGGGCAGTGGGAGTGTTTAGCCGGAGGCCTGGTGGACGTGTGTCTACATCTCTACTGGTTTAAGCAGCTCCCTTAGAAGAGGCGAAAACCCGAGGCTACGTGGTAACAACTTCCCCATAACTGTGTCTCTGGGTGGGGGTTGCTCAGCCCCCcgaggcctccctccctcctcggcCTTCATCTATAACCTTTGACGTGAACTAGTGGTATTTCTGATACCCTGGTAGTGAGTGTtgtaagaaaaatggaaacctgCCTATTTGACAGACGGCAGAAGTGGGTGCTTTGCATGAATTAGCAACCGCGTCACTACAGAAACCTGCTTCCGGTTTCGCTGCCGTGCTCGAGCAGGCTGCTTTACCAACCTCAGTACTAACAGAACTGTTCCTACTTTTCTCAAAACGCCATTTAAAAGGACGTAGATAAACACTGAATTTTGGTACTTCTAAGGTCAGAAGCGTTGGGGCCATTCGAGGTGTGGTTGCTCCTAAATTTGGAGCTGAGGAGCCAGGCCCGGGGGGCCGTGCAGGCGTCTTACCTTCTGTCCGCGGTAGCCCTTGGGGCCGGGAGGCCCGGGGATCTCCAGGCAGCTCACCTTGTAGCACTGAAACAAGAAGCAAGCGGCGTCCGGTAAGGCCCGGGTGGGAGGCCCAcgggggggcggggcgtggcgaGCACGGGCTGGAGGCAGGAGCGGACTCGGGAGGTGCCTGGGAAGCCCAAGCCCACACACACTCTGGTCACGTTTGGGAAAACCGAGGCTGGGTTAAACAATGTCTGATCGTAGCCACTTATGCCTGCGTGTCAAACCACCGTGTTTGTGAGCAGCTGTTCTAGGAAGGGGCGTGTTTGCGGGAACCTCGCAGAGTGGGAAGCGACCGTTCCGGGCTGTGAGCTGGCGCTGAGGACGCACAGGGACAGGGGAGTGTCAGAGCTGAAGGTCCTGAGCCACACGGCACACGAGCCCCCTGCCCGTCCTGCTGGCCTGGTTCAGGTGGACAGAGCCCACCAGCGTGGAGGGCGACCCTGAGCCTTGGTCCTCGTGGTGTGTGCTTGGTGGTGACCCTAATGCCCACCCCCGGGTTTAAACAGCCTGGTTTTGGACAGGAGCCCTTCATGCAGACTTAAGAGTCTCAGGCCCAAACGTGGAGCAGAGGGGCCTTGCTGCCTGGCCTCCGCTTGTCTGTCCTAGACGCCGGGGAGCACCAGGGGGCTGGCACGGGGGTAGTCCCTCCTGGGTCAGCGCCTCAGAGGCCCAGCGAGCAGCACCGGGCCAGGGCTGGCAGGAACGGTAAACGTCTCTCACCTCTCCATAGGCTTCGTGTTTCtgcaggaaagacagagaaacccTGCTTAGCTGAAGCTGCAGGTGGGGCAGCATCGCATCTGGGTGGGAACACAGCacactggggcagggggagacccTGCCCGGGGCTTACCCTCTCCGGATGCCTCCCtcacagatgggtaaactgaggcccggagCAGTGTATGGCCCGCTGCCGTCCCGGGTAAGTGGGTCCCAGGGCTCTGGCCCCCACCGTCCCCTCCTGGTGCCCCGCGGGTTAGGGTCAGGGAGCAGCTCACCATGACCTTGATGATGCGGTTGATGGTGTCCTGGTCGATCTCCGAGTCGGGCTGCATCGTGGCGTAGTTGTTGCGGTAGAGCTCCAAGGGCATGCTGGCGATGTCCCGAAGGCCCTGCTCGTTCAGCAGGTTCTGCCTGGGGGCCACGGCGAAGAGCCGGATGCCCTCCTCGCGGGCCCTCTCGGCCTGCAGCTTGATGCCCCCGCACGGGCTGCCGGTGACGTGGCCGTCGGTGATGACCACCGCGAAGTTGACCGCGCCCTTGCTCTTGTGCTGCCGGATCTCCTGGGTCATGTTGGCCAGCGCGCAGTCGGTGAAGGTGCCCCTGCGGAAGGACTGGATGCCCTGCAGGCTCCTGGTGAAGGAGGCCCGGTCGCTGTCGGGCGGGCTGAACACCTCCACCAGGTCGGAGAAGTGCAGGCCGCCGTAGCGCCAGCTCAGGACCACCTGGTCCAGGTAGGCCTCGTCCTGCAGCTGGCTGGTGAACTGCTTCACGAACTGCCGCATGTGGTCGAGCAGGCTGTCGGTGGGGGACTGCATGGTGATGCTCTCCGACGTGTCCAGCACGAAGTACACGTTGATGGGGCAGTCGGCCTTctctgggggggcggggcacgaGTCACCAGCCCGCCCCGGTGGAGGGAGGCCCCGCGCCCGCGGGTTCCGGGCTCTGCCCCCACAGCGGCCCCCTGCTGCCCACCCCgggccccggcccccggcccccgcggCTAGTACCTGGGCAGTGGTTTCTGTCAGAGGTGCTGGGGCTGATGAGCTCCTGCTGCTGGGCACGGGGGgtccccaggagcccccagaacaGGAGGGCGGAGCAGGGGCCCCGGAGCATCTTGGTAGCACCCATGCACTCTGGTGTCCTGCAACAGGGAGGAGCGGCCACTGCAGACGGCGCTCGCGGCTTGTTCCGCTGCACCCCTGCGGGCCCCTggggccctcctccccaggcGGTGGGAGCGGGCGGTGCGTGGGCTCAGGGAGACGCCCTCTTCCCTCGCCCTAGGCGGGGGCAGGCCGCACACATTTAGTGGGCTAAGAGACTGCGAGCTTTGGGCTTGATTCTGGGTGGATTCAGACgctcctgtctctgccctgcgGGGCTGGGTGCACTAGGCGGACGGCGCGTTCTCGGAAACTGACGTGCCAGCGGCAGGCGTTGGTGACAACGAGCACGGTGCAGGGGGCCTGGGGCGGGCAAGGCAGAGGGGTCAGTCGGGGTGACTGGGAGGAGGggtagcaggggaggggaggagaggcccaggctggggcagggtggCCTTGGCAGTCGATGCCAGCCATCCAGCTGACCCCATGCTGACAGACCAGGGGGAGCGGCcttgggatggggtgggggggatgagaGGCAGACAGGCCCGGGGGCTGGCAGGCGGTGAGCGCCAGGGTCCTGCTCTGTTGGGGGGACAGTGGCGCTGGATGGCGGGGGGTCCTTCCCCAGTGCGGCTCACCGTGTCCTGTCATGTCTTCGTGGGGAGCGAGGCTTCCCTGCTGCTCGCTGCCCCTTGCAACCAGACAGATGGGGAGAGGGCCTGGGGCACGGGTGGGTGGCCGGGTGGCCTCTGGGgaccaggagggagaggaaggggctggtTCTGGTGGGATTCGCACAACCTGGGTCACATAAACGCCTCGCTGCCTTTCAGGGCCCCCACAGCAGAGGGCGGACACAACAGAGGATGCTGCCCCAGCAGGGACTCCTGGCCTGCCAGTGGGGAGCACTggtgggctgggccctgggggcagttggtgtaGTTTCCCTGGTGATGCCCCTCAGTGCATCACCTCTTTTGAGAGGAGGTGGATTTGGGCGGGGGGCAAGTTTAAGGTTCAAGGTCGCTTGGGTTGACGGTAAGAGGGGCTGGTCCTGGTAAAGTTAAGGGTGAACAGGACATGGTCCTGCCTCCCCAGCAAAGGTCATGGTCAGGTCAAGAGGCCATGACCCTGCAGGCAGAGGCTGTGACCCAGCAGGGCGGTGACGATTGCCCAGACTAAAGCAAGCCCAGTGGGTGTGCCAGGGAATCCAGGGGAGCTTCCTGCATGGGGTGCTGGATGTGCCCAGACGGAGGGGACTGGCTGGAGGAAGGCGAGCTCCTGGCTGAGGGAAGGCTCATTcagggagggatgggggcagCCCTTGGCTGAGGCGCGGGTCGGAAAGGTGGCGTGAGGGGCAAGCGAGGGGCTTCCCGAAGAACCTGGAAGCCGGAGGAAGTCAGGCTGCATCAGTCAGAGCAAAGAGGTCCAGAGCCATCAACCACTGGTGACGGCCGCTGTGGTCGCTGTGGGTCCTtggcagggcagggtggaggctgggctgggctgagcacTGGGATGTGGGTGCAGCTCTGTCCTCTATGGCCCTCGCCCTGCTGCCCCCAGCCGGGGAGCCTTGAGTCCCATCCTGTCCTGTCTGCTATGGGAAGGGAGGGGTTGCTGAAGGACCGGGGGTTCTGTGCCCCGCTCGGCCCCGCTCTCCATGGGTGCACACACACTGCACAAACCACACATatcacatacacccacacacgtGCTACTGCATACACAATCAGTTAAAAGAGGCACCCATAATAAGGTGTTCTGGTGAAAAATCTTACTCTCAAATGAAACGAAGGATTAAAAAAGTCATCTACACAGGAGAAAACACAATAGCAGCAACAAAATACGTCAAGGACCTAAAGGGAAGAGTTATTTTGGTGTGTGGTGGGCAGCCTCCAGGGGGGGCCGATGACTCCTGCCTCCTGGATCTCACGCCCTTCTGAAATCCTCACGCACTCAGCTGTCACTGGCCTGTGTGAGCTGTGGACAGCGTGTGACTTCCAAGATGAACTCACAGAAGGCATC encodes the following:
- the COL6A2 gene encoding collagen alpha-2(VI) chain isoform X1 encodes the protein MGATKMLRGPCSALLFWGLLGTPRAQQQELISPSTSDRNHCPEKADCPINVYFVLDTSESITMQSPTDSLLDHMRQFVKQFTSQLQDEAYLDQVVLSWRYGGLHFSDLVEVFSPPDSDRASFTRSLQGIQSFRRGTFTDCALANMTQEIRQHKSKGAVNFAVVITDGHVTGSPCGGIKLQAERAREEGIRLFAVAPRQNLLNEQGLRDIASMPLELYRNNYATMQPDSEIDQDTINRIIKVMKHEAYGECYKVSCLEIPGPPGPKGYRGQKGAKGNMGEPGEPGQKGRQGDPGIEGPIGFPGPKGVPGFKGEKGEFGADGRKGAPGLAGKNGTDGQKGKLGRIGPPGCKGDPGSRGPDGYAGDAGSPGEQGDQGTKGDAGRPGRRGPPGDNGAKGSKGYQGNNGAPGSPGVKGAKGGPGPRGPKGEPGRRGDPGAKGSPGGDGPKGEKGDPGPEGPRGLAGEVGNKGAKGDRGLPGPRGPQGALGEPGKKGSRGDPGDAGPRGESGQPGPKGDPGRPGFSYPGPRGTPGDKGEPGPRGPEGSRGDFGAKGEPGRKGEKGEPADPGPPGEPGLRGPKGAPGPEGEPGPPGDPGLTECDVMTYVRETCGCCDCEKRCGALDVVFVIDSSESIGYTNFTLEKNFVINVVNRLGAIAKDPKSETGTRVGVVQYSHEGTFEAIQLDDERIDSLSSFKEAVKNLEWIAGGTWTPSALKFAYNKLIKESRRQKTRVFAVVITDGRHDPRDDDLNLRALCNHDVTVTAIGIGDMFHERHESENLYSIACDKPQQVRNMTLFSDLVAEKFIDDMEDVLCPDPQIVCPDLPCQTELYVAQCTQRPVDIVFLLDGSERLGEQNFHKARRFVEEVSRRLTLARRDDDPLNARVALLQFGGPGEQQVAFPLTSNLTVIHEALEGARYLNSFSHVGAGIVHAINHVVRGARPGARRHAELAFVFLTDGVTGNDSLEEAVHSMRKQNVVPTVVAVGGDVDADVLSKISLGDAAAVFREKDYDSLAQPGFFDRFIRWIC
- the COL6A2 gene encoding collagen alpha-2(VI) chain isoform X2, producing MGATKMLRGPCSALLFWGLLGTPRAQQQELISPSTSDRNHCPEKADCPINVYFVLDTSESITMQSPTDSLLDHMRQFVKQFTSQLQDEAYLDQVVLSWRYGGLHFSDLVEVFSPPDSDRASFTRSLQGIQSFRRGTFTDCALANMTQEIRQHKSKGAVNFAVVITDGHVTGSPCGGIKLQAERAREEGIRLFAVAPRQNLLNEQGLRDIASMPLELYRNNYATMQPDSEIDQDTINRIIKVMKHEAYGECYKVSCLEIPGPPGPKGYRGQKGAKGNMGEPGEPGQKGRQGDPGIEGPIGFPGPKGVPGFKGEKGEFGADGRKGAPGLAGKNGTDGQKGKLGRIGPPGCKGDPGSRGPDGYAGDAGSPGEQGDQGTKGDAGRPGRRGPPGDNGAKGSKGYQGNNGAPGSPGVKGAKGGPGPRGPKGEPGRRGDPGAKGSPGGDGPKGEKGDPGPEGPRGLAGEVGNKGAKGDRGLPGPRGPQGALGEPGKKGSRGDPGDAGPRGESGQPGPKGDPGRPGFSYPGPRGTPGDKGEPGPRGPEGSRGDFGAKGEPGRKGEKGEPADPGPPGEPGLRGPKGAPGPEGEPGPPGDPGLTECDVMTYVRETCGCCDCEKRCGALDVVFVIDSSESIGYTNFTLEKNFVINVVNRLGAIAKDPKSETGTRVGVVQYSHEGTFEAIQLDDERIDSLSSFKEAVKNLEWIAGGTWTPSALKFAYNKLIKESRRQKTRVFAVVITDGRHDPRDDDLNLRALCNHDVTVTAIGIGDMFHERHESENLYSIACDKPQQVRNMTLFSDLVAEKFIDDMEDVLCPDPQIVCPDLPCQTDGPRPGGEPPVTFLRTEEGPDASFPRTIPLIQQLLNATEFTQDPAAYSRLVAVLVYTAERAKFATGNERQDWMELFIDTFKLVHRDIVGDPETALALC